Proteins co-encoded in one Acinetobacter lwoffii genomic window:
- a CDS encoding spinster family MFS transporter translates to MMNDKSLNLEMVERTIQPTDQNFEPIPTETAVPLSEQIEPPPESSTYQWYVVVICMVAYILSFVDRQILSLMIEPIKADLMLSDTQFSLLQGLAFSLFYAIMGLPIAALADRKSRIKIIATGIAFWSLATAACGLSKNFIQMFIARLSVGAGEAALSPAFYSIVADLFPKDKLGRALGVYAIGAFIGSGLAFLIGGYVIGLLKDVSFVALPLIGEVKTWQLTFMIVGLPGVLLALLMVLTVREPARKGMKVGQDGQVIKASFKNSIGFIKTHKKTFFCHFIGFSFYTMMLYSLLGWAPAYYMRNFGLDASQTGYILGTIILVANTSGALFCGWLIDFFSKRGYSDAAIRTGAIGCAALIIPSVLFTQVDNMQLSFALIFVAMFFSTFPIPASAAATQMLTPNQLRAQVSAKFLLVSNLIALGVGTTAVALITDKYFQNTLMVGNSISIVNAIAGLIGCFLLYKGCQYYRESMKVEKLAD, encoded by the coding sequence ATGATGAATGATAAATCGCTGAACCTAGAAATGGTTGAAAGGACGATTCAACCAACAGATCAAAATTTTGAGCCTATACCGACAGAAACGGCCGTGCCGCTGTCTGAACAGATTGAACCGCCACCGGAAAGCAGCACCTATCAATGGTATGTGGTGGTCATTTGTATGGTGGCTTACATTCTGTCATTTGTAGACCGTCAAATTTTATCGCTCATGATTGAACCGATTAAAGCCGATTTAATGCTAAGCGATACCCAGTTTAGTCTATTGCAAGGTCTGGCCTTCTCCTTGTTTTATGCCATTATGGGTCTGCCCATCGCAGCATTGGCGGATCGAAAGTCCCGGATTAAAATCATTGCAACCGGGATTGCGTTTTGGAGTCTTGCCACAGCGGCTTGTGGTCTCAGTAAAAACTTTATTCAAATGTTTATTGCACGTTTGAGTGTGGGTGCCGGTGAAGCTGCGCTTTCCCCTGCCTTTTATTCAATCGTTGCCGACTTATTTCCGAAAGATAAATTAGGCCGTGCACTCGGGGTATATGCGATTGGTGCCTTTATTGGTTCGGGTTTAGCTTTCCTGATTGGCGGCTATGTGATTGGCCTGCTAAAAGATGTCAGCTTCGTGGCTTTACCGCTCATTGGTGAAGTGAAAACCTGGCAACTTACCTTTATGATTGTCGGTCTACCGGGCGTATTGCTGGCCCTACTCATGGTGCTGACGGTGCGTGAACCTGCACGTAAGGGTATGAAAGTCGGTCAGGATGGCCAAGTCATTAAAGCCTCTTTCAAAAATTCGATCGGTTTTATCAAGACACATAAAAAGACCTTCTTCTGTCATTTTATTGGTTTTTCTTTTTATACCATGATGCTGTATTCCCTACTGGGCTGGGCACCTGCCTATTACATGCGTAATTTCGGTCTAGATGCGAGTCAAACCGGTTATATCCTCGGTACGATTATTCTAGTCGCGAATACTTCGGGTGCCTTATTCTGTGGCTGGCTGATCGACTTCTTCTCGAAACGTGGCTATAGCGATGCTGCGATTCGTACCGGTGCCATTGGCTGTGCAGCGCTGATTATTCCGAGTGTGCTGTTTACTCAGGTCGATAATATGCAGCTTTCATTTGCACTGATTTTTGTGGCGATGTTCTTCTCCACTTTCCCGATTCCTGCATCGGCAGCTGCTACACAAATGCTGACACCAAACCAGCTACGCGCACAGGTATCTGCCAAGTTCCTGCTGGTTTCAAACCTGATTGCCTTAGGTGTCGGAACCACTGCAGTGGCGTTAATCACGGATAAATATTTCCAGAATACCTTAATGGTTGGTAACTCGATCTCGATCGTCAATGCGATTGCCGGATTGATTGGCTGCTTCTTGTTATACAAGGGCTGTCAGTATTATCGTGAAAGTATGAAAGTCGAAAAACTGGCTGACTAA
- a CDS encoding tRNA-dihydrouridine synthase gives MKLVLAPMEGLTDPIMRDVLTSVGSFDWCVTEFIRVTDSLLPDHIYHTYCPELLNGGKTAAGTPVHVQFLGNNPEMLAANAAKVAAMGAPAIDMNFGCPAKTVNRHRGGSVLLDEPEVVHELVKAVRDAVPAHIPVSAKMRLGYMDRNFMLENAHAIEDAGAAWVTVHARTKADGYTPPAFWDQLQPIRETLKINVIANGEIWNNADAKQCRLESGCEDLMIGRGAVTTPDLTQCIRQNSDAPLMNWNELLQLQIRFINGPAKTEIGMVGRYKQWLGMMSKHYPEAKALWDEVKRIKVLAEITEKLKASNI, from the coding sequence TTGAAACTTGTGCTTGCTCCCATGGAAGGCTTAACCGATCCGATTATGCGTGATGTGCTAACATCCGTAGGTAGCTTTGACTGGTGTGTGACCGAGTTTATCCGTGTCACCGATTCCCTTCTGCCCGATCATATTTATCATACTTACTGTCCAGAACTGTTGAATGGTGGCAAGACGGCGGCAGGTACACCAGTACATGTGCAGTTTCTGGGAAATAATCCGGAGATGCTGGCAGCGAATGCTGCCAAAGTTGCAGCCATGGGCGCACCGGCAATTGACATGAATTTTGGCTGTCCGGCCAAAACCGTGAACCGTCATCGTGGTGGTTCAGTCCTGCTCGATGAACCCGAAGTCGTGCATGAGCTGGTTAAAGCCGTGCGTGATGCAGTGCCTGCGCATATTCCGGTTTCCGCCAAAATGCGTCTGGGTTATATGGACCGTAATTTCATGCTGGAAAATGCCCATGCCATTGAAGATGCAGGAGCAGCATGGGTTACCGTTCATGCACGCACCAAAGCTGATGGCTATACTCCGCCCGCATTCTGGGACCAGCTACAACCGATTCGTGAGACACTTAAGATCAATGTGATCGCCAATGGTGAAATCTGGAACAATGCCGATGCCAAACAGTGCCGTCTGGAATCCGGTTGCGAAGATCTGATGATTGGCCGTGGTGCAGTGACTACACCCGACCTGACCCAATGTATCCGTCAAAACTCGGATGCACCTTTGATGAACTGGAATGAACTACTGCAACTGCAAATTCGTTTTATCAACGGCCCAGCCAAAACTGAGATCGGGATGGTCGGCCGTTACAAGCAATGGCTGGGCATGATGTCGAAACATTATCCTGAAGCCAAAGCATTATGGGATGAAGTAAAACGGATTAAAGTTCTGGCCGAGATTACCGAAAAACTGAAAGCTTCAAATATTTAA
- a CDS encoding methylated-DNA--[protein]-cysteine S-methyltransferase, with product MNLSYLYMDSPVGQLRLVANETALVAVLWDCEQPNRVKLATLVEDPQHPVLIETRRQLQEYFAGQRNVFDLPLDFAGTDFQKKVWQVLLNIPYGQTRSYRDIAEQVGNIKAVRAVGAANGKNPISIIAPCHRVIGRSGKLVGFAGGLDKKEILLNIERTHS from the coding sequence ATGAACTTAAGTTATCTCTATATGGATTCTCCCGTAGGTCAGTTACGACTGGTCGCGAATGAAACCGCGCTGGTAGCCGTGCTTTGGGACTGTGAACAGCCGAATCGGGTGAAACTGGCGACCTTGGTTGAAGATCCGCAGCATCCGGTTTTGATTGAAACCAGACGTCAGCTTCAGGAATATTTTGCTGGTCAGCGCAATGTTTTTGACCTGCCTTTGGACTTTGCAGGTACTGATTTTCAGAAAAAGGTTTGGCAGGTGCTACTGAATATTCCCTACGGACAGACGCGAAGCTATCGCGACATTGCTGAACAGGTGGGTAATATCAAGGCTGTACGCGCCGTGGGTGCAGCCAATGGCAAAAACCCGATTTCGATTATTGCACCCTGTCATCGGGTGATTGGTCGCAGTGGCAAGCTGGTAGGATTTGCCGGTGGTTTGGATAAAAAAGAAATCCTGTTAAATATTGAGCGGACGCATTCATAA